A single Camelus dromedarius isolate mCamDro1 chromosome 26, mCamDro1.pat, whole genome shotgun sequence DNA region contains:
- the LOC105096297 gene encoding lysozyme-like protein 1 gives MKAASILTLIGCLAMAAEPKVYTRCKLAKIFARANLDNYQGFTLGNWICMAYYESRYNTTAQTNLEDGSIDYGIFQINSYTWCRRGTLQERNHCHVACSALITDDLTDAIVCAKKIVKETEGMNYWQGWKKNCEGRDLSEWKRGCNVS, from the exons ATGAAGGCTGCCAGCATTTTGACCCTGATTGGCTGCCTGGCCATGGCCGCTGAGCCCAAAGTCTACACTCGCTGTAAACtggcaaaaatatttgcaagggCTAACCTGGACAATTACCAGGGCTTTACCCTTGGAAACT GGATCTGCATGGCGTACTATGAGAGCCGCTACAACACCACGGCTCAGACCAACCTGGAGGACGGAAGCATTGACTATGGCATTTTTCAGATAAACAGTTACACGTGGTGCCGGCGTGGGACGCTACAAGAGAGAAACCACTGTCACGTAGCCTGCTCAG CCTTGATCACTGACGACCTCACAGATGCGATTGTCTGTGCCAAGAAAATTGTTAAAGAGACAGAAGGGATGAACTACTG GCAAGGCTGGAAGAAAAACTGTGAGGGCAGAGACCTCTCTGAGTGGAAAAGGGGGTGCAATGTTTCATGA